A genome region from Synchiropus splendidus isolate RoL2022-P1 chromosome 5, RoL_Sspl_1.0, whole genome shotgun sequence includes the following:
- the LOC128758852 gene encoding tropomyosin alpha-1 chain-like isoform X4, whose protein sequence is MDAIKKKMQMLKLDKENALDRAEQAESDKKAAEDRSKQLEDDLVALQKKLKATEDELDKYSEALKDAQEKLELAEKKATDAEGDVASLNRRIQLVEEELDRAQERLATALTKLEEAEKAADESERGMKVIENRAMKDEEKMELQEIQLKEAKHIAEEADRKYEEVARKLVIIESDLERTEERAELSESKCSELEEELKTVQNNLKSLEAQAEKYSQKEDKYEEEIKVLTDKLKEAETRAEFAERSVAKLEKTIDDLEDELTRLKAENLSVKQMLDQTLMEMCNI, encoded by the exons ATGGAtgccatcaagaagaagatgcagATGCTCAAGCTCGACAAGGAAAACGCCTTGGACAGAGCTGAGCAGGCCGAGTCAGACAAGAAGGCAGCTGAGGACAGAAGCAAGCAG CTTGAGGATGACCTGGTGGCTctgcagaagaagctgaaggccACTGAGGATGAGTTGGACAAGTACTCTGAAGCCCTGAAGGATGcccaggagaagctggagctgGCTGAGAAGAAGGCTActgat GCTGAGGGCGATGTGGCCTCCCTGAACAGACGTATCCAGCTGGTTGAGGAGGAGTTGGACCGTGCTCAGGAGCGTCTGGCCACAGCCCTGAccaagctggaggaggctgagaaGGCTGCTGATGAGAGCGAGAG aggCATGAAGGTTATTGAGAACAGAGCGATGAAGgatgaggagaagatggagttgCAGGAGATCCAGCTGAAAGAGGCCAAGCACATTGCTGAGGAGGCTGACCGCAAGTATGAGGAG GTGGCTCGTAAACTGGTGATCATTGAGAGTGACCTGGAACGTACAGAGGAGCGCGCTGAGCTGTCTGAGAG CAAGTgctcagagctggaggaggagctgaagaccGTGCAGAACAACCTGAAGTCTCTGGAGGCTCAGGCTGAGAAG TACTCACAGAAGGAGGACAAGTACGAGGAGGAGATCAAGGTTCTGACAGACAAGCTGAAGGAG gCTGAGACCCGTGCTGAGTTCGCTGAGAGATCAGTGGCCAAGCTTGAGAAGACCATCGACGACCTGGAGG
- the LOC128758852 gene encoding tropomyosin alpha-1 chain-like isoform X3: protein MDAIKKKMQMLKLDKENALDRAEQAESDKKAAEDRSKQLEDDLVALQKKLKATEDELDKYSEALKDAQEKLELAEKKATDAEGDVASLNRRIQLVEEELDRAQERLATALTKLEEAEKAADESERGMKVIENRAMKDEEKMELQEIQLKEAKHIAEEADRKYEEVARKLVIIESDLERTEERAELSESKCSELEEELKTVQNNLKSLEAQAEKYSQKEDKYEEEIKVLTDKLKEAETRAEFAERSVAKLEKTIDDLEDELYAQKLKYKAISEELDHALNDMTSIPSLQAA, encoded by the exons ATGGAtgccatcaagaagaagatgcagATGCTCAAGCTCGACAAGGAAAACGCCTTGGACAGAGCTGAGCAGGCCGAGTCAGACAAGAAGGCAGCTGAGGACAGAAGCAAGCAG CTTGAGGATGACCTGGTGGCTctgcagaagaagctgaaggccACTGAGGATGAGTTGGACAAGTACTCTGAAGCCCTGAAGGATGcccaggagaagctggagctgGCTGAGAAGAAGGCTActgat GCTGAGGGCGATGTGGCCTCCCTGAACAGACGTATCCAGCTGGTTGAGGAGGAGTTGGACCGTGCTCAGGAGCGTCTGGCCACAGCCCTGAccaagctggaggaggctgagaaGGCTGCTGATGAGAGCGAGAG aggCATGAAGGTTATTGAGAACAGAGCGATGAAGgatgaggagaagatggagttgCAGGAGATCCAGCTGAAAGAGGCCAAGCACATTGCTGAGGAGGCTGACCGCAAGTATGAGGAG GTGGCTCGTAAACTGGTGATCATTGAGAGTGACCTGGAACGTACAGAGGAGCGCGCTGAGCTGTCTGAGAG CAAGTgctcagagctggaggaggagctgaagaccGTGCAGAACAACCTGAAGTCTCTGGAGGCTCAGGCTGAGAAG TACTCACAGAAGGAGGACAAGTACGAGGAGGAGATCAAGGTTCTGACAGACAAGCTGAAGGAG gCTGAGACCCGTGCTGAGTTCGCTGAGAGATCAGTGGCCAAGCTTGAGAAGACCATCGACGACCTGGAGG ACGAGCTGTACGCCCAGAAACTCAAGTACAAGGCCATCAGCGAGGAGCTGGACCACGCCCTCAACGACATGACCTCCAT
- the LOC128758852 gene encoding tropomyosin alpha-1 chain-like isoform X6, with product MDAIKKKMQMLKLDKENALDRAEQAESDKKAAEDRSKQLEDDLVALQKKLKATEDELDKYSEALKDAQEKLELAEKKATDAEGDVASLNRRIQLVEEELDRAQERLATALTKLEEAEKAADESERGMKVIENRAMKDEEKMELQEIQLKEAKHIAEEADRKYEEVARKLVIIESDLERTEERAELSESKCSELEEELKTVQNNLKSLEAQAEKYSQKEDKYEEEIKVLTDKLKEAETRAEFAERSVAKLEKTIDDLEDELYAQKLKYKAISEELDHALNDMTSI from the exons ATGGAtgccatcaagaagaagatgcagATGCTCAAGCTCGACAAGGAAAACGCCTTGGACAGAGCTGAGCAGGCCGAGTCAGACAAGAAGGCAGCTGAGGACAGAAGCAAGCAG CTTGAGGATGACCTGGTGGCTctgcagaagaagctgaaggccACTGAGGATGAGTTGGACAAGTACTCTGAAGCCCTGAAGGATGcccaggagaagctggagctgGCTGAGAAGAAGGCTActgat GCTGAGGGCGATGTGGCCTCCCTGAACAGACGTATCCAGCTGGTTGAGGAGGAGTTGGACCGTGCTCAGGAGCGTCTGGCCACAGCCCTGAccaagctggaggaggctgagaaGGCTGCTGATGAGAGCGAGAG aggCATGAAGGTTATTGAGAACAGAGCGATGAAGgatgaggagaagatggagttgCAGGAGATCCAGCTGAAAGAGGCCAAGCACATTGCTGAGGAGGCTGACCGCAAGTATGAGGAG GTGGCTCGTAAACTGGTGATCATTGAGAGTGACCTGGAACGTACAGAGGAGCGCGCTGAGCTGTCTGAGAG CAAGTgctcagagctggaggaggagctgaagaccGTGCAGAACAACCTGAAGTCTCTGGAGGCTCAGGCTGAGAAG TACTCACAGAAGGAGGACAAGTACGAGGAGGAGATCAAGGTTCTGACAGACAAGCTGAAGGAG gCTGAGACCCGTGCTGAGTTCGCTGAGAGATCAGTGGCCAAGCTTGAGAAGACCATCGACGACCTGGAGG ACGAGCTGTACGCCCAGAAACTCAAGTACAAGGCCATCAGCGAGGAGCTGGACCACGCCCTCAACGACATGACCTCCAT
- the LOC128758852 gene encoding tropomyosin alpha-1 chain-like isoform X7: MDAIKKKMQMLKLDKENALDRAEQAESDKKAAEDRSKQLEDDLVALQKKLKATEDELDKYSEALKDAQEKLELAEKKATDAEGDVASLNRRIQLVEEELDRAQERLATALTKLEEAEKAADESERGMKVIENRAMKDEEKMELQEIQLKEAKHIAEEADRKYEEVARKLVIIESDLERTEERAELSESKCSELEEELKTVQNNLKSLEAQAEKYSQKEDKYEEEIKVLTDKLKEAETRAEFAERSVAKLEKTIDDLEDHLYKQLEKNRLLTNELRVALNEA, encoded by the exons ATGGAtgccatcaagaagaagatgcagATGCTCAAGCTCGACAAGGAAAACGCCTTGGACAGAGCTGAGCAGGCCGAGTCAGACAAGAAGGCAGCTGAGGACAGAAGCAAGCAG CTTGAGGATGACCTGGTGGCTctgcagaagaagctgaaggccACTGAGGATGAGTTGGACAAGTACTCTGAAGCCCTGAAGGATGcccaggagaagctggagctgGCTGAGAAGAAGGCTActgat GCTGAGGGCGATGTGGCCTCCCTGAACAGACGTATCCAGCTGGTTGAGGAGGAGTTGGACCGTGCTCAGGAGCGTCTGGCCACAGCCCTGAccaagctggaggaggctgagaaGGCTGCTGATGAGAGCGAGAG aggCATGAAGGTTATTGAGAACAGAGCGATGAAGgatgaggagaagatggagttgCAGGAGATCCAGCTGAAAGAGGCCAAGCACATTGCTGAGGAGGCTGACCGCAAGTATGAGGAG GTGGCTCGTAAACTGGTGATCATTGAGAGTGACCTGGAACGTACAGAGGAGCGCGCTGAGCTGTCTGAGAG CAAGTgctcagagctggaggaggagctgaagaccGTGCAGAACAACCTGAAGTCTCTGGAGGCTCAGGCTGAGAAG TACTCACAGAAGGAGGACAAGTACGAGGAGGAGATCAAGGTTCTGACAGACAAGCTGAAGGAG gCTGAGACCCGTGCTGAGTTCGCTGAGAGATCAGTGGCCAAGCTTGAGAAGACCATCGACGACCTGGAGG
- the LOC128758852 gene encoding tropomyosin alpha-4 chain-like isoform X10, which produces MAGVNSLEAVKKKIKSLQEQADVAEERAAALQRELNLERSAREAAEGDVASLNRRIQLVEEELDRAQERLATALTKLEEAEKAADESERGMKVIENRAMKDEEKMELQEIQLKEAKHIAEEADRKYEEVARKLVIIESDLERTEERAELSESKCSELEEELKTVQNNLKSLEAQAEKYSQKEDKYEEEIKVLTDKLKEAETRAEFAERSVAKLEKTIDDLEDHLYKQLEKNRLLTNELRVALNEA; this is translated from the exons ATGGCCGGTGTGAACTCTCTGGAAGcggtgaagaagaagatcaaGTCGCTGCAGGAGCAGGCGGATGTGGCGGAGGAGCGCGCGGCGGCGCTGCAGCGCGAGCTGAACCTGGAGCGGAGCGCGAGGGAAGCC GCTGAGGGCGATGTGGCCTCCCTGAACAGACGTATCCAGCTGGTTGAGGAGGAGTTGGACCGTGCTCAGGAGCGTCTGGCCACAGCCCTGAccaagctggaggaggctgagaaGGCTGCTGATGAGAGCGAGAG aggCATGAAGGTTATTGAGAACAGAGCGATGAAGgatgaggagaagatggagttgCAGGAGATCCAGCTGAAAGAGGCCAAGCACATTGCTGAGGAGGCTGACCGCAAGTATGAGGAG GTGGCTCGTAAACTGGTGATCATTGAGAGTGACCTGGAACGTACAGAGGAGCGCGCTGAGCTGTCTGAGAG CAAGTgctcagagctggaggaggagctgaagaccGTGCAGAACAACCTGAAGTCTCTGGAGGCTCAGGCTGAGAAG TACTCACAGAAGGAGGACAAGTACGAGGAGGAGATCAAGGTTCTGACAGACAAGCTGAAGGAG gCTGAGACCCGTGCTGAGTTCGCTGAGAGATCAGTGGCCAAGCTTGAGAAGACCATCGACGACCTGGAGG
- the LOC128758852 gene encoding tropomyosin alpha-1 chain-like isoform X8: MAGVNSLEAVKKKIKSLQEQADVAEERAAALQRELNLERSAREAAEGDVASLNRRIQLVEEELDRAQERLATALTKLEEAEKAADESERGMKVIENRAMKDEEKMELQEIQLKEAKHIAEEADRKYEEVARKLVIIESDLERTEERAELSESKCSELEEELKTVQNNLKSLEAQAEKYSQKEDKYEEEIKVLTDKLKEAETRAEFAERSVAKLEKTIDDLEDELYAQKLKYKAISEELDHALNDMTSM, translated from the exons ATGGCCGGTGTGAACTCTCTGGAAGcggtgaagaagaagatcaaGTCGCTGCAGGAGCAGGCGGATGTGGCGGAGGAGCGCGCGGCGGCGCTGCAGCGCGAGCTGAACCTGGAGCGGAGCGCGAGGGAAGCC GCTGAGGGCGATGTGGCCTCCCTGAACAGACGTATCCAGCTGGTTGAGGAGGAGTTGGACCGTGCTCAGGAGCGTCTGGCCACAGCCCTGAccaagctggaggaggctgagaaGGCTGCTGATGAGAGCGAGAG aggCATGAAGGTTATTGAGAACAGAGCGATGAAGgatgaggagaagatggagttgCAGGAGATCCAGCTGAAAGAGGCCAAGCACATTGCTGAGGAGGCTGACCGCAAGTATGAGGAG GTGGCTCGTAAACTGGTGATCATTGAGAGTGACCTGGAACGTACAGAGGAGCGCGCTGAGCTGTCTGAGAG CAAGTgctcagagctggaggaggagctgaagaccGTGCAGAACAACCTGAAGTCTCTGGAGGCTCAGGCTGAGAAG TACTCACAGAAGGAGGACAAGTACGAGGAGGAGATCAAGGTTCTGACAGACAAGCTGAAGGAG gCTGAGACCCGTGCTGAGTTCGCTGAGAGATCAGTGGCCAAGCTTGAGAAGACCATCGACGACCTGGAGG ACGAGCTGTACGCCCAGAAACTCAAGTACAAGGCCATCAGCGAGGAGCTGGACCACGCCCTCAACGACATGACCTCCATGTAA